The following proteins are encoded in a genomic region of Thunnus maccoyii chromosome 8, fThuMac1.1, whole genome shotgun sequence:
- the LOC121901683 gene encoding neuronal acetylcholine receptor subunit non-alpha-2-like isoform X1 yields the protein MKLAVLLLFLLLLSVSCPLSLANIAAPSEFVSLAEMEDALLKNLFQGYQRWVRPIQRANDTVKVRFGLKISQLVDVDEKNQLMTTNVWLCQEWIDYKLRWNPDKYGGITSIRVPSENIWLPDIVLYENADGRFEGSLMTKAIVKFNGAITWTPPASYKSACTMDVTFFPFDRQNCSMKFGSWTYDGNMVDLVLMDNQVDRKDFFDNGEWEILSATGARGNRKDGLYSYPFITYSFILKRLPLFYTLFLIIPCLGLSFLTVLVFYLPSDEGEKLSLSTSVLVSLTVFLLVIEEIIPSSSKVIPLIGEYLLFIMIFVTLSIIVTVFVINVHHRSSATYHPMSPWVRNLFLQKLPRLLCMRGHTDRYHYPELAPESPELKARSGGRKGGQRANSGAHGQTTPEGKEEEAWATMLEKAIYSVRYISRHIRKEHFIREVVQDWKFVAQVLDRIFLWAFLTVAVLGTILIFTPALQKFLKIPPPTASEDPPSN from the exons ATGAAGTTGGcggtcctcctcctcttcctcctcctcctgtcggTGTCCTGCCCGCTGTCCCTCGCCAACATCGCCG CTCCAAGTGAGTTTGTATCCTTGGCGGAGATGGAGGATGCCCTGCTGAAGAACCTTTTCCAAGGCTACCAGCGCTGGGTCAGGCCAATTCAACGCGCCAATGACACTGTTAAAGTACGCTTCGGACTCAAGATCTCCCAGCTGGTTGATGTG GATGAGAAGAACCAGCTAATGACAACTAATGTTTGGCTGTGTCAG GAGTGGATTGATTACAAGCTGCGATGGAATCCAGACAAGTATGGAGGAATCACTTCCATCAGAGTTCCTTCTGAAAATATCTGGCTCCCAGACATTGTCCTCTACGAGAA tGCTGATGGGCGATTTGAAGGCTCCCTGATGACCAAAGCTATTGTCAAGTTCAACGGTGCCATCACCTGGACGCCACCTGCCAGTTATAAGTCCGCTTGCACTATGGACGTCACCTTCTTCCCCTTTGACCGGCAGAACTGCTCCATGAAGTTTGGCTCTTGGACGTACGATGGCAACATGGTGGACTTGGTTCTGATGGACAACCAGGTAGATCGGAAGGACTTCTTCGATAATGGGGAATGGGAGATCCTCAGTGCCACTGGTGCAAGAGGGAACAGGAAGGATGGCTTATATTCTTACCCCTTCATCACGTATTCCTTCATCCTGAAGAGGTTGCCTTTGTTCTACACACTCTTCCTCATTATCCCTTGTTTGGGTTTGTCCTTTCTGACTGTCCTGGTGTTTTACCTTCCCTCAGATGAAGGGGAGAAGCTGTCACTCTCTACCTCCGTCTTAGTGTCACTCACTGTGTTCCTCTTGGTCATAGAAGAGATCATCCCCTCCTCCTCAAAAGTGATTCCGCTTATTGGAGAGTATCTGCTGTTCATCATGATATTTGTCACTCTCTCAATCATCGTCACTGTCTTTGTCATCAACGTGCACCACCGCTCCTCAGCCACCTACCACCCCATGTCACCGTGGGTTCGTAACCTCTTCCTTCAGAAACTTCCTCGGTTGCTGTGCATGCGAGGTCATACCGACCGCTACCACTACCCAGAACTGGCTCCTGAAAGTCCTGAGTTGAAGGCGCGATCTGGAGGTCGGAAAGGAGGCCAGAGAGCGAACAGCGGAGCCCATGGACAGACGACTCCTGaggggaaagaggaagaggccTGGGCGACCATGTTGGAGAAGGCCATCTATTCAGTGCGCTACATCAGCAGACACATCCGCAAGGAGCACTTCATTCGAGAG gTGGTACAAGACTGGAAGTTTGTGGCCCAGGTGTTAGACAGGATCTTCCTGTGGGCTTTCCTTACTGTCGCAGTACTGGGCACCATCCTCATCTTTACTCCTGCTCTGCAGAAGTTCCTCAAAATCCCACCTCCAACTGCAAGTGAGGATCCACCTTCAAACTAA
- the LOC121901683 gene encoding neuronal acetylcholine receptor subunit non-alpha-2-like isoform X2 translates to MTTNVWLCQEWIDYKLRWNPDKYGGITSIRVPSENIWLPDIVLYENADGRFEGSLMTKAIVKFNGAITWTPPASYKSACTMDVTFFPFDRQNCSMKFGSWTYDGNMVDLVLMDNQVDRKDFFDNGEWEILSATGARGNRKDGLYSYPFITYSFILKRLPLFYTLFLIIPCLGLSFLTVLVFYLPSDEGEKLSLSTSVLVSLTVFLLVIEEIIPSSSKVIPLIGEYLLFIMIFVTLSIIVTVFVINVHHRSSATYHPMSPWVRNLFLQKLPRLLCMRGHTDRYHYPELAPESPELKARSGGRKGGQRANSGAHGQTTPEGKEEEAWATMLEKAIYSVRYISRHIRKEHFIREVVQDWKFVAQVLDRIFLWAFLTVAVLGTILIFTPALQKFLKIPPPTASEDPPSN, encoded by the exons ATGACAACTAATGTTTGGCTGTGTCAG GAGTGGATTGATTACAAGCTGCGATGGAATCCAGACAAGTATGGAGGAATCACTTCCATCAGAGTTCCTTCTGAAAATATCTGGCTCCCAGACATTGTCCTCTACGAGAA tGCTGATGGGCGATTTGAAGGCTCCCTGATGACCAAAGCTATTGTCAAGTTCAACGGTGCCATCACCTGGACGCCACCTGCCAGTTATAAGTCCGCTTGCACTATGGACGTCACCTTCTTCCCCTTTGACCGGCAGAACTGCTCCATGAAGTTTGGCTCTTGGACGTACGATGGCAACATGGTGGACTTGGTTCTGATGGACAACCAGGTAGATCGGAAGGACTTCTTCGATAATGGGGAATGGGAGATCCTCAGTGCCACTGGTGCAAGAGGGAACAGGAAGGATGGCTTATATTCTTACCCCTTCATCACGTATTCCTTCATCCTGAAGAGGTTGCCTTTGTTCTACACACTCTTCCTCATTATCCCTTGTTTGGGTTTGTCCTTTCTGACTGTCCTGGTGTTTTACCTTCCCTCAGATGAAGGGGAGAAGCTGTCACTCTCTACCTCCGTCTTAGTGTCACTCACTGTGTTCCTCTTGGTCATAGAAGAGATCATCCCCTCCTCCTCAAAAGTGATTCCGCTTATTGGAGAGTATCTGCTGTTCATCATGATATTTGTCACTCTCTCAATCATCGTCACTGTCTTTGTCATCAACGTGCACCACCGCTCCTCAGCCACCTACCACCCCATGTCACCGTGGGTTCGTAACCTCTTCCTTCAGAAACTTCCTCGGTTGCTGTGCATGCGAGGTCATACCGACCGCTACCACTACCCAGAACTGGCTCCTGAAAGTCCTGAGTTGAAGGCGCGATCTGGAGGTCGGAAAGGAGGCCAGAGAGCGAACAGCGGAGCCCATGGACAGACGACTCCTGaggggaaagaggaagaggccTGGGCGACCATGTTGGAGAAGGCCATCTATTCAGTGCGCTACATCAGCAGACACATCCGCAAGGAGCACTTCATTCGAGAG gTGGTACAAGACTGGAAGTTTGTGGCCCAGGTGTTAGACAGGATCTTCCTGTGGGCTTTCCTTACTGTCGCAGTACTGGGCACCATCCTCATCTTTACTCCTGCTCTGCAGAAGTTCCTCAAAATCCCACCTCCAACTGCAAGTGAGGATCCACCTTCAAACTAA